The genomic region CTCGCGAAAAATGGCTTCTCGCCAAAACAGATCTCATTCGAGCGGTGTCCCAAGAGCTGCCCTCGTTAGGAAACGGCATCGCGTGACGGAACATGGATTCCTTCGCGCCGGCGTGAGGACGAGTGGGCTTATCGCTTCTTGGCAGGAGGATACTTGGTAAACGCTTCCGCGACTCCGTCCTTGACGAGCTGCATATTCTCCTCCGATTCACTCTCCAGTGTGCTCACGATCCTGGCACGCCACACCAATTCATTCTTGGAGGATTCCGCCAGGTCCACAACCAATGTCCCCTCCTCATAATCATAGGTGGTCACACCACCGCCATAATACCCGGCACGCCAGCCGTATCGTGGCCCATAGGGGCCGGTGCTCTCGATTTGCTGTTTCTCTTTCACACCGACCCACAAATGCACCAATAGGTCAGGACGAGCGTCCAGGCCTACCCGATGCAGACCTTTTGCGGTCATCTGTTCAGCCACCACCCCTTCGATCTGCTTCCGAAGAATCGCATTATTCAGCAGACCTCCCTGATCCGTGTCTGTCAGACCAGTGAACGCAAACGTGCGAAACGCGGTAAAGTCGGCCGTCGGATCCGACGTGGTCTGAACATTCGGCCCGGTACAGCCTGCGGCCGCCAAGAGCCACACACAGACGATCAAGATTCTCATAGTATTGGTCTCCATTGACGAGGGGTCGCGCGACGCATGATCGCAGAACATGTCAATTCATGCAAATAGTCGCTCATGCGGGAAGATAACGGAGCCGCTTGAATCGCCGAACCAGCGCAGCGGATAATAGCTTTGGACCGACCGGCGCCTGTGGCCGGCCATCTATTTATTTATCTTGTTGAGATAAAGGAGGCGAGCGTCATGGCATTACTGATCACCGCCGAATGTATCAACTGCGGAGCCTGTCTGCCGGAATGTCCGAACGAGGCCATCTTCGAGAATCGCAGCGACGCGGAAGCGAAGGGGCATCATGTGGGCGACGATCAGGGAGTGGGAGACGGCATCTATGTGATTACCCATGATCGCTGCACCGAGTGTGTCGGCCATTTTGACGAACCTCAATGCGCGGCGGTCTGTCCAGTCGACAACTGCTGCA from Nitrospira japonica harbors:
- a CDS encoding DUF4136 domain-containing protein; translation: MRILIVCVWLLAAAGCTGPNVQTTSDPTADFTAFRTFAFTGLTDTDQGGLLNNAILRKQIEGVVAEQMTAKGLHRVGLDARPDLLVHLWVGVKEKQQIESTGPYGPRYGWRAGYYGGGVTTYDYEEGTLVVDLAESSKNELVWRARIVSTLESESEENMQLVKDGVAEAFTKYPPAKKR
- a CDS encoding 4Fe-4S dicluster domain-containing protein, whose amino-acid sequence is MALLITAECINCGACLPECPNEAIFENRSDAEAKGHHVGDDQGVGDGIYVITHDRCTECVGHFDEPQCAAVCPVDNCCISDPAYPETTDVLLEKAKTLNPDKAIDPAKVWSGVRN